The Lathyrus oleraceus cultivar Zhongwan6 chromosome 5, CAAS_Psat_ZW6_1.0, whole genome shotgun sequence genome includes the window TCTGAAACATAGAAAACACTTCAGACTTAGATCGAAGAAAATATATCCAAGTAAAACGACTGTAGTCATCAATAAATGTGACAAAATATTTATAGTGAGCATGAGATGCTGCGGGAGACATTCCCCACACATCACTATGAATCATCTCAAAACAAGTGGAGGCACGATGAGCACCTGATGGAAAAGGAAGTGTTTTACTTTTAGCCAATTTGCAAACAGAACATGAAATAGAAGCAGTACAAACATGTTTAATTCCCAACAAACCAGTTTTAAATAAATGAGACAAAACAACAGAATTTGGATGGCCCGATTTTCTATGCCAATCCTTATAAGAGTTCAAAACACTATTACTAGCAAAAGATAAATGACTAGAGCTAAACTAGAGCGGAAACAATCTTCCCACTTTAGGCCCCTTCGTGATCACCTTCCCCGACACCTGCTCCTGCACAAGACAACCAACACAAGAAAAATTAACATTATAATTGTTATCCACCAATTGACCAACTGACAATAAGTTGGAAGCAAGTCCGGGTGATACAAGCACGTCACGAAAGTTAGAGTTTATGTCACCAACATCAGTGATAGTGAGTTTATTACCATCGGCAATTTGAATTTGTTGATTGCCATTATAAGAATGTAAATTGTGCAAGTATTCAGAGGAGCCCGTCATGTGATTGGATGCGCCAGAATCAAGAAACCACGGTTGAGAAACATTAGAAGACTTACCCTGAATTCCCAAGGCTGAAAGAGCATAATGTACCATTTGTTGAATCATTTCAGGTTGTATAACACCGCTATTAGATGCACCAGTACTGAGAGAACCAATTGTAGAGTTGGTAGTGGCATGGAATGCTTGGGCTGGACGTTATGCTGGTCGGGGAGGATGCGTGGAACAGTCAGAGATGAAATGACCCTGTTGTTTGCAATAGTTGAAAAACTTCTTACTGCAGCTGCGAGCAATATGTCCAAATTGTTTGCAAGAAAAACATTGGACTTGTCGCATATCACAACCCTTTCCTCTGCTCTGAGCAGCATATGCAATTGCCACGGGTTTGGAACTGACAGCATCATGAGACATAACTCCTTGAGTAATCAGACGTTGTTCTTCCCTGAGAAGTTCACCAACACAAGTATCCAAAGAAGGAACATGATTCCTATTTAGCAAAGCACCTCTGACAACCTCAAATTCTGAACGAAGTTTCATGAGAAATTGATCTCGCCCACTGGTGTTGTAAACTTCTTGAACAACCGCGAGGGAGGTCTTGGGAACCTTAGCGTGTATAATAGCAGAGTGTTTTGTCCAGAGATTTAGAAAACCAGAATAGTATTCTTGAATAGACAAGTCACCTTGTTTATAGTTGGCTATGTCTAGCTCTAACTGAAACCGTTTTGCCGAATTGTCCTGGTTATAAATGCGCTTCAAATAATTCCACATTTCTTGAGCAGTTGAAAAAGAGCGCAAATTATTGATCATCTGAGGATCAATACTGTTGAGAATCCAAGTGATGATTTGAGCATCTTTAGTTTCCCACACATCTAAAGCAGTTTTCTCCGCCGGTGCCTTAGAAACATCATCTAAGTGACTCCATAATCCCTTTCCTCTAACATACATCTTAAATTGAAATTCCCATGCCGAATAATTTTTGCCGGTAAAACGGACACAAAAATTATCTCTTTCTTTTTCGGAAACCATTTAAGTTAGTATGCAACAAGATTCAACCTCATTAATTGataaattattataataataattcttATTATAGTCATTATTATGATTATAATAATAATCCAGCAATAGTAAACAAACTAAATACTCCACGAACAGTATAGTGTCCACAATCCACAAACAAAGCAAATGCGATTTTGAAGAAGCGGCAGAATCAAAAGATAATCACGATCAAGAATCTCAAACCAAGAACATCCAAgaacaaaaaaaatcaaaatt containing:
- the LOC127081390 gene encoding uncharacterized protein LOC127081390 gives rise to the protein MVSEKERDNFCVRFTGKNYSAWEFQFKMYVRGKGLWSHLDDVSKAPAEKTALDVWETKDAQIITWILNSIDPQMINNLRSFSTAQEMWNYLKRIYNQDNSAKRFQLELDIANYKQGDLSIQEYYSGFLNLWTKHSAIIHAKVPKTSLAVVQEVYNTSGRDQFLMKLRSEFEVVRGALLNRNHVPSLDTCVGELLREEQRLITQGVMSHDAVSSKPVAIAYAAQSRGKGCDMRQVQCFSCKQFGHIARSCSKNTGASNSGVIQPEMIQQMVHYALSALGIQGKSSNVSQPWFLDSGASNHMTGSSEYLHNLHSYNGNQQIQIADGNKLTITDVGDINSNFRDVLEQVSGKDWHRKSGHPNSVVLSHLFKTGLLGIKHVCTASISCSVCKLAKSKTLPFPSGAHRASTCFEMIHSDVWGMSPAASHAHYKYFVTFIDDYSRFTWIYFLRSKSEVFSMFQKFLTYVETQFQASVKIFRSDSGGEYMSHEFQEYLQQKGILSQRYCPNTP